A section of the Hirschia baltica ATCC 49814 genome encodes:
- a CDS encoding universal stress protein: MKLVALIDGSAYSQSVCDYAAWATLRSEGKLDLLHVLDDRNHSSSTSNLSGNIGLGARTSIMEELAELDAQRAKIAQKKGRAILEDADTRVAAFGVDNVESKLRNGDLIETVTTFEKDADLIIIGKRGEAADFAKMHLGSNLERVVRAAQKPVMVASRKYQEPQKLLIAYDGGISSEKAIDAVSTNAMYAGLSCHLISVTNTEKSALADKLEAAKQKLENAGFAVSVEMKIGQPATVISQVCADQDFDMLIMGAYGHSHIRSLIIGSTTTEVIRKCLIPVVLYR; the protein is encoded by the coding sequence ATGAAGTTAGTCGCATTGATAGACGGTTCTGCATACTCGCAAAGTGTGTGTGATTACGCGGCATGGGCCACCCTTCGTTCTGAAGGCAAACTTGATCTTCTACATGTACTTGACGATCGTAATCATTCTAGTTCGACGTCAAACCTTTCCGGTAATATTGGATTAGGTGCACGGACATCTATTATGGAAGAATTAGCGGAGCTTGACGCGCAGCGCGCCAAAATTGCTCAAAAAAAGGGACGTGCTATTCTTGAAGATGCTGATACGCGAGTCGCTGCATTCGGGGTGGACAATGTTGAATCAAAATTGCGCAATGGCGACTTGATTGAAACGGTAACTACGTTCGAAAAAGATGCGGATCTAATCATTATCGGAAAACGAGGTGAAGCCGCTGATTTTGCTAAGATGCATTTGGGGTCTAATCTAGAGCGTGTCGTACGCGCAGCACAAAAACCTGTGATGGTTGCGTCTCGAAAATACCAAGAACCCCAAAAGCTTTTAATCGCTTATGACGGAGGAATTTCCTCAGAAAAAGCAATAGATGCAGTATCTACAAACGCGATGTATGCTGGATTATCTTGTCACCTAATATCTGTGACAAATACTGAAAAATCAGCATTGGCTGATAAATTAGAAGCGGCCAAGCAAAAACTGGAAAATGCAGGTTTTGCTGTTTCGGTTGAAATGAAGATAGGGCAACCAGCAACCGTCATTTCGCAAGTATGTGCAGATCAAGATTTTGATATGCTTATCATGGGTGCTTACGGTCATTCTCATATTCGTAGTTTAATAATCGGATCAACGACAACTGAGGTTATCCGTAAATGCCTAATACCGGTTGTTCTGTATAGATAA
- a CDS encoding SulP family inorganic anion transporter codes for MYRMRSEWFGNIRGDLLSGLVVALALIPEAIAFSLIAGVDPKIGLYASFSIAVLTAFFGGRPGMISAATAATAVLMINLVKEFGLDYLLAATILAGILQVIAGYLKLGYLMRFVSKSVMTGFVNALAILIFLAQVPELNPSTFGGQIPYITYGMVAAGLGIIYLFPLLTKAIPSPLVCIVVLTVLSLWLGWDVRTVGDLGELPSSLPNFLIPNVPFTLETLQIIFPYSAAVAAVGLLESLMTQNIVDELTDTTSDRKQECIGQGIANFCTGFIGGMAGCAMIGQSMINVKSGGRGRLSTFIAGVFLLILCVVLGDMVSKIPMPALVAIMIMVSIGTFSWSSVKSLKTHPRSSSIVMLATVLTVISTHNLAIGVLVGVLLSGVFFAWKIAQIFRVSSELSEDGRTRLYRIEGQLFFASVEDFNASFDFKEALEKVVIDVSGAHIWDISSVAAVDAVVLKFRREGAEVELKGLNKASETIVDNLAIHDKPGAMDRLLDH; via the coding sequence ATGTATCGAATGAGATCAGAATGGTTTGGCAATATCCGTGGAGATTTGCTGTCTGGACTCGTTGTGGCGCTGGCTTTGATACCAGAAGCTATTGCATTTTCTTTGATTGCAGGCGTGGACCCTAAAATCGGACTATATGCATCATTTTCAATTGCAGTGTTAACGGCGTTCTTTGGTGGGCGCCCCGGCATGATTTCCGCAGCAACTGCTGCAACAGCGGTTTTAATGATCAATCTGGTCAAAGAATTTGGGCTAGATTACTTGTTAGCTGCAACAATTCTTGCAGGTATATTACAAGTGATAGCAGGGTATCTCAAACTTGGATATCTCATGCGTTTTGTATCTAAATCAGTGATGACTGGTTTTGTGAATGCACTCGCCATTTTGATCTTTTTAGCGCAAGTTCCTGAACTAAATCCATCTACATTTGGTGGTCAGATCCCTTACATCACATATGGAATGGTCGCTGCTGGATTGGGAATCATCTATTTATTTCCGTTATTAACAAAGGCTATTCCATCACCTCTAGTATGCATTGTTGTGCTGACGGTTTTGTCTTTATGGCTGGGTTGGGATGTACGAACGGTTGGAGACCTTGGTGAGCTGCCCTCAAGTTTGCCGAATTTTCTGATTCCCAACGTGCCATTTACGCTGGAAACTTTACAGATCATATTCCCATATTCTGCCGCTGTGGCTGCCGTTGGGTTGTTAGAATCTTTGATGACCCAGAATATTGTTGATGAATTGACCGATACGACAAGCGATCGAAAACAAGAATGTATTGGTCAAGGGATAGCCAATTTCTGCACTGGTTTTATTGGTGGGATGGCAGGATGCGCCATGATTGGTCAGTCAATGATCAATGTAAAATCAGGTGGACGTGGTCGGCTTTCTACATTTATCGCCGGTGTTTTTCTCCTAATTTTATGTGTCGTTTTGGGGGATATGGTAAGTAAAATTCCAATGCCCGCATTGGTAGCCATCATGATCATGGTGTCCATTGGTACTTTCTCATGGTCGTCTGTTAAAAGCTTGAAGACGCACCCCAGGAGCTCGAGCATTGTTATGCTGGCGACAGTGCTGACTGTGATTTCTACTCACAACCTCGCCATCGGTGTACTTGTTGGGGTGTTGCTATCGGGCGTGTTCTTTGCTTGGAAAATCGCTCAAATCTTCCGCGTATCATCAGAGTTGAGTGAAGATGGCCGTACGCGATTATACCGGATTGAAGGGCAATTATTCTTTGCTTCTGTCGAAGACTTTAATGCGTCGTTTGACTTTAAAGAGGCACTAGAAAAAGTCGTAATAGATGTCAGCGGCGCGCACATTTGGGATATTTCAAGCGTTGCTGCTGTGGATGCTGTTGTCTTGAAATTTAGACGAGAAGGTGCAGAAGTCGAACTGAAGGGATTGAATAAGGCAAGTGAAACCATCGTTGATAATCTTGCCATTCATGACAAGCCGGGTGCGATGGATCGTCTGCTAGATCACTAA
- a CDS encoding OmpA family protein, whose amino-acid sequence MKKRDWCKPLLWVGLALLTFAVLGALNFGDKSPKKLKEKLLRAAELNLETNGIEWATITASGQVLSISGIAPSVEEKSSALNVVRSSTGQGGLILGGVTRIVDNATIGELIRPFVLAASVEDNALTLSGHAPSTEAIEEIIDSASQRSWQNISNTLSVGVGVDDERKWIDMVKLGLAQLDGLEPGKVVLSDSHMDISGAASSNDKVDQISSIVSNLSSPFSATSSVTGPYLWFAEKTANQIRLSGLAPDLESKRAIVSAVSENFDGPIIDEMGIGGEYGWVRTILKALPQFTRFNSGILSYSNGTIFVKGNSSDSVYSFLTDDLGNIGEALGVQYDVDVAEADLGELDELNGLELRQNGNNLSDVCQDAFALIMDANRIYFETGQATISRESGDTLDKLIAVARRCNNVAIRVEGHTDNVGGREANVRLSDKRAQAVADYLIGRGYPDYRLSAIGYGSDKPAANNETPEGRARNRRIEFIVTSEENP is encoded by the coding sequence ATGAAAAAACGCGACTGGTGTAAACCTCTTCTCTGGGTAGGTTTAGCGCTTCTCACCTTCGCTGTTTTGGGTGCCCTAAATTTTGGTGATAAGTCTCCCAAAAAACTTAAAGAAAAATTACTTAGAGCAGCAGAGTTAAATTTAGAAACCAATGGAATTGAATGGGCCACGATTACAGCGAGCGGACAGGTTCTGTCCATTTCAGGAATTGCTCCGTCTGTGGAAGAAAAATCATCTGCTCTGAATGTTGTTAGATCGAGCACCGGTCAAGGTGGATTAATTTTGGGCGGAGTGACACGCATTGTCGATAATGCGACGATTGGTGAACTTATAAGACCATTTGTTTTGGCTGCTTCCGTGGAAGACAATGCACTTACGCTAAGTGGTCATGCGCCATCAACAGAAGCCATTGAGGAAATTATTGATAGTGCTTCGCAGCGATCATGGCAAAACATATCAAACACATTAAGTGTGGGTGTTGGTGTCGATGATGAAAGAAAATGGATTGATATGGTCAAACTAGGCTTGGCTCAATTAGATGGTCTGGAGCCGGGTAAAGTTGTTCTTTCAGATTCTCACATGGATATTAGCGGTGCAGCGTCCAGCAATGATAAAGTTGATCAAATATCATCTATTGTATCAAATCTGTCCTCTCCATTTAGCGCTACATCCAGTGTAACCGGCCCTTACCTATGGTTTGCAGAAAAGACAGCCAATCAAATCCGTTTATCAGGGTTGGCTCCCGACTTAGAATCTAAACGTGCGATTGTTTCTGCGGTTAGCGAAAATTTCGATGGTCCAATAATAGATGAAATGGGAATTGGCGGAGAATATGGTTGGGTACGAACAATATTGAAAGCACTCCCCCAGTTTACGCGCTTTAATAGCGGAATACTTTCCTATTCGAACGGCACTATTTTTGTAAAAGGCAACTCATCCGATAGCGTCTATTCCTTTTTAACTGATGATTTGGGGAATATCGGGGAGGCATTAGGCGTTCAATATGATGTTGATGTTGCTGAAGCTGACCTTGGCGAATTAGATGAATTAAATGGTTTGGAATTGCGTCAGAACGGAAATAATTTGTCGGATGTTTGTCAGGACGCATTTGCATTAATTATGGATGCAAATAGAATTTACTTTGAAACCGGACAAGCTACCATCTCAAGAGAGAGTGGTGACACTTTGGACAAACTCATTGCTGTAGCTAGGCGTTGTAACAATGTTGCTATCCGTGTTGAAGGCCATACTGATAATGTAGGTGGTCGTGAAGCGAATGTTAGATTGAGTGACAAACGCGCCCAAGCAGTTGCGGATTACCTTATTGGTCGTGGTTATCCAGATTATCGCTTATCTGCGATCGGTTATGGATCAGATAAACCCGCCGCAAATAATGAAACTCCGGAGGGGCGTGCTAGAAATCGCCGTATCGAGTTTATCGTAACAAGTGAGGAAAACCCTTAA
- the bcp gene encoding thioredoxin-dependent thiol peroxidase — protein MNEELSSGLSAPDFEIKTSIGHTLSKESFKGSNLVLFFYPKDNTPGCTTEALEFSQKLAEFESLNTKILGISKDSLKKHENFITKHNLTIELGSDEDGIVCESYGVWKEKKNYGKTYMGIERSTFLIDTNGDIVNIWRKVRVKDHVETVLQSVRTIIL, from the coding sequence ATGAACGAAGAATTATCATCAGGTTTATCAGCTCCTGATTTTGAAATAAAAACAAGCATTGGGCATACTCTAAGCAAGGAAAGCTTTAAGGGATCAAATCTCGTGCTGTTTTTCTATCCCAAAGACAACACACCTGGATGCACAACAGAAGCATTAGAATTCTCACAAAAACTTGCTGAGTTTGAATCATTAAACACCAAAATTCTTGGAATTTCGAAGGATTCTCTGAAAAAACATGAAAACTTCATCACAAAACATAATCTAACTATTGAACTAGGATCAGATGAAGATGGCATTGTGTGCGAATCATATGGCGTATGGAAAGAAAAGAAAAATTATGGAAAAACCTATATGGGCATTGAAAGGTCCACATTTTTAATTGACACAAATGGTGATATTGTAAACATATGGCGGAAGGTAAGAGTGAAAGATCATGTCGAGACAGTCTTACAATCCGTTCGGACAATAATATTGTAA
- a CDS encoding class I SAM-dependent methyltransferase, which produces MTEPTNNKKAPNGKFKLLSASDWKDYKLLDCGHGRKLEKFGNYTFDRPDSQALWPPQRPIDEWEADGIFRGGDHEDKGAWSFKGKQPPESWPMNWKGLQIQARCAAFRHMGLFPEHSVHWNWAVEKIRNANRPTRVLNLFGYTGVASLACAQAGAEVVHLDASPKSIGYGKENQELSDLNNKTIRWICDDALKFLKREERRGRTYDGIILDPPKYGRGPKKEVWQLDEGLDELLGLIRSVLAPDPLFVILTIYAVRLSYIAVGQALASQLSGLGGGLEWGEMSLPEEGRGFDLPTAVYARWSSDL; this is translated from the coding sequence ATGACGGAGCCAACCAATAATAAAAAAGCCCCTAATGGTAAATTCAAACTTCTTAGCGCTTCTGACTGGAAAGATTATAAACTTCTAGATTGTGGTCATGGCAGAAAACTCGAGAAATTTGGAAACTACACCTTTGATCGCCCTGATTCACAAGCGCTTTGGCCTCCGCAAAGACCTATAGACGAATGGGAAGCTGATGGCATTTTTCGCGGTGGAGATCATGAGGACAAGGGTGCATGGTCTTTCAAGGGAAAGCAACCACCTGAAAGTTGGCCAATGAATTGGAAAGGTCTTCAAATACAAGCACGTTGCGCTGCATTTAGACATATGGGGCTATTTCCAGAGCATTCTGTTCACTGGAATTGGGCCGTCGAAAAAATCCGCAATGCAAACCGTCCTACTCGTGTACTTAACTTGTTTGGATATACGGGTGTAGCATCACTGGCATGCGCTCAAGCCGGCGCTGAAGTCGTTCATCTTGACGCATCTCCAAAATCTATCGGCTACGGAAAAGAAAACCAAGAATTATCCGATCTAAATAACAAAACAATCCGGTGGATATGTGATGATGCTCTTAAATTTCTGAAACGCGAAGAACGTCGAGGCCGCACATATGACGGCATCATTCTAGACCCACCTAAATATGGACGTGGCCCTAAAAAGGAAGTTTGGCAACTAGATGAAGGCTTGGATGAATTGCTTGGCCTTATCCGATCGGTTTTAGCACCCGACCCGCTCTTCGTTATTCTTACAATTTATGCGGTGAGGCTTTCCTACATTGCCGTAGGTCAAGCTTTAGCATCACAATTGTCTGGTTTAGGAGGTGGACTTGAATGGGGAGAAATGTCGCTTCCAGAAGAAGGCAGGGGCTTTGACCTACCAACAGCTGTATATGCGCGTTGGTCTTCTGATCTTTAG
- a CDS encoding DUF3971 domain-containing protein produces MKFSLRMLFLEFLALLVILTLVAAGLLAWRLTKGPLDMNVFRPQVEAALTKARGGQRVDIETLALAWSPDKKRIEATIGGITTYTFDNQVHAKAEKGAVWFDTATLIQGKINIVKIRLENGSSALHRDVYGNWKIVPPEMEVFPETENNQPTKDATIIWDWRRWIPQFRDHVETQSFQSVEFSNFNLRLTDSITGLNWKTVGAEGIWSADEDGLMLDVSGDLQGIDAPNAVQLRFFSDAAIENFSVELGVVGADPAKLAAFLTEENYDLIYEGVVDFNIGATANEKDGLLTAQVSAAGENGVVLYKQSPYSLNSMSFEALFDIKAREVNLTQLNLNTQKVEGGFSGVADFSSLFSGSEVHKFPFKIVAEDVWVDFQPMFSQSWDINAFEVDGVLDTSILSVVIDRMSGSVPGFSGAGSGRVYLEPELLVEEGDTKKSFGQRIGVEVKATGEGKASPQQIISYWPVKLGSGARDWAKRNIKDGRATKLNFFMDFPPGTNSKPIVPDKALTLDFRVEDAEVKFLEDLPPITEASGVGRLRGNSMKINLESGKFGDWLIDEGSVDLPAFHPAGAISEYSATGRGNLKALMEILEGSRLNVCSRYDLACDQMRGEGGLEVNIKRPMSEKTTIQDIVFDASGGFVETEIPDLVSGFGLVNTDLTVKLVNESLEIKGAGRFGSAPAEFTWKQLFNDDADTSLVANAVITPDLFNSLGLAARSIMQGEADLELEAYGKGRDFNSIDMHVDLTGAAINLAEIGWLKPLYVPASGEIRYGKGPSGEAVLTGDIEAKGLELAGELTFDDENGLQRANIERIYSENRLDMRGDLNRATNGDVQINVSGPFLDASRWIDGLSEFGKEGPGPGVNILANVSVDKLKLRENIELLNSKIVLDMNPETLERGLVSGTISRGKGVEATFERDGGDIAFQLRSDDAGYILKTLFKTDYLIGGTLNMNGVFGKEFGTAEMFMKDIRLKGAPILAQVFALASLRGLTDVLNGDGVFFTEVEAPIRINNGQIELPGVKASGPAMGLTTRGWLNLDSGELNLDGVVVPSFGVNSALGGIPIIGDLFVSRQGEGVFAVTYSVRGALERARVSINPLSAVTPGFLRRIMENPSTIPTPDAE; encoded by the coding sequence ATGAAATTTTCTCTAAGAATGCTCTTTCTTGAATTTCTAGCGTTACTTGTAATTCTTACTCTCGTCGCGGCAGGGCTTTTGGCATGGCGTTTGACCAAAGGTCCATTGGATATGAATGTGTTTCGGCCTCAGGTCGAAGCAGCACTGACGAAGGCGCGTGGTGGTCAACGGGTAGATATTGAGACTTTGGCACTTGCATGGTCGCCTGATAAAAAGCGGATTGAAGCGACTATTGGAGGTATTACAACTTATACTTTTGATAATCAGGTTCATGCAAAAGCTGAAAAGGGAGCTGTTTGGTTTGACACAGCAACTTTAATTCAAGGCAAAATAAATATTGTAAAAATCAGGCTCGAAAACGGTTCATCAGCTCTACATCGGGACGTTTACGGAAACTGGAAAATAGTTCCACCTGAGATGGAGGTTTTTCCCGAAACTGAAAACAATCAACCAACTAAAGATGCAACTATTATTTGGGATTGGAGAAGATGGATTCCTCAATTCAGAGACCACGTTGAAACCCAATCTTTTCAGAGCGTTGAATTTTCCAATTTTAACCTGAGGCTTACAGATAGTATCACAGGGCTTAACTGGAAAACCGTTGGTGCGGAAGGTATTTGGTCAGCGGATGAAGATGGTCTGATGTTGGATGTATCGGGTGATCTGCAAGGCATTGATGCTCCAAATGCTGTACAACTTCGTTTTTTCTCAGATGCTGCAATAGAGAATTTTTCCGTTGAACTTGGTGTTGTCGGTGCTGACCCAGCAAAACTTGCTGCTTTTCTGACCGAAGAAAACTATGACCTCATTTATGAGGGGGTAGTGGATTTCAATATTGGTGCGACTGCAAACGAAAAAGATGGGCTACTTACGGCACAAGTGTCTGCGGCTGGCGAAAATGGAGTGGTGTTGTATAAGCAATCCCCCTATTCTTTAAATTCAATGAGTTTCGAGGCACTCTTTGATATTAAAGCCAGAGAAGTAAATCTTACTCAGTTGAATTTAAACACCCAAAAAGTTGAAGGTGGTTTTTCCGGAGTTGCAGATTTTTCTAGTCTGTTCAGCGGTAGCGAAGTCCACAAGTTTCCTTTCAAAATAGTCGCTGAAGATGTCTGGGTGGACTTTCAGCCCATGTTCTCTCAATCATGGGATATAAATGCATTTGAAGTGGATGGTGTACTAGATACCAGTATTCTATCGGTTGTAATTGACCGAATGAGTGGCTCAGTACCTGGGTTTTCAGGTGCTGGATCTGGACGCGTTTATCTCGAACCTGAGCTTCTTGTAGAAGAGGGCGATACCAAAAAGTCGTTTGGTCAACGAATAGGTGTTGAGGTCAAGGCGACGGGTGAAGGAAAAGCATCGCCGCAACAAATAATCTCATATTGGCCTGTTAAACTTGGTTCAGGAGCGCGTGATTGGGCAAAAAGAAATATTAAGGACGGTCGTGCGACCAAGCTTAATTTCTTCATGGATTTTCCTCCCGGTACAAACTCTAAGCCGATTGTACCCGACAAGGCGCTGACGCTTGATTTTCGAGTAGAAGATGCGGAAGTGAAATTTTTGGAAGATTTACCTCCCATAACGGAAGCTTCAGGTGTGGGAAGGCTCCGTGGAAATAGCATGAAAATCAACCTTGAAAGTGGGAAATTTGGAGATTGGCTTATTGATGAAGGGAGCGTTGATCTACCAGCGTTCCATCCTGCTGGCGCGATTTCTGAATATTCTGCAACAGGTCGAGGAAATCTGAAGGCTTTGATGGAGATACTTGAAGGATCTAGGTTAAATGTATGTTCTCGTTACGATTTAGCCTGTGATCAAATGAGGGGAGAGGGTGGTCTCGAAGTCAATATAAAACGGCCAATGAGTGAGAAAACGACCATTCAAGATATAGTGTTTGACGCGTCAGGTGGGTTTGTAGAAACGGAAATACCAGATTTGGTTTCCGGTTTTGGTTTAGTTAACACTGATTTGACTGTGAAGTTGGTAAACGAGTCTCTGGAAATCAAAGGTGCTGGCCGTTTCGGATCTGCTCCCGCTGAATTTACTTGGAAACAATTATTCAATGATGATGCTGACACCAGCTTGGTTGCGAACGCAGTCATAACCCCCGATCTTTTCAATTCATTAGGGTTAGCGGCACGCTCTATTATGCAGGGCGAAGCTGATTTGGAGTTGGAAGCATATGGGAAAGGTCGAGACTTCAACAGTATCGATATGCATGTGGATTTAACTGGGGCCGCAATTAATTTAGCAGAAATTGGCTGGCTGAAACCTCTATATGTACCTGCTTCTGGTGAAATTAGGTATGGTAAAGGGCCAAGTGGAGAAGCAGTCCTGACAGGAGACATTGAAGCTAAAGGACTGGAACTTGCTGGTGAACTGACGTTTGACGATGAAAATGGATTACAACGGGCTAATATCGAACGTATTTATTCTGAGAATCGACTTGATATGCGTGGGGATCTCAACCGTGCAACTAATGGTGATGTGCAGATCAATGTGTCAGGTCCGTTTCTTGATGCCAGCAGATGGATAGATGGTTTATCTGAGTTTGGCAAAGAAGGCCCAGGTCCTGGTGTCAACATTCTAGCCAATGTCTCGGTCGATAAATTAAAGTTGAGGGAAAACATAGAGTTACTAAATTCCAAAATCGTTTTGGATATGAATCCAGAGACGTTGGAGCGGGGGTTGGTTTCTGGAACTATTTCTCGGGGGAAAGGTGTTGAAGCAACGTTTGAGCGTGATGGTGGAGATATAGCATTTCAACTTCGATCAGATGATGCCGGATATATTTTGAAAACACTGTTCAAGACAGATTACCTCATTGGAGGAACGCTGAACATGAATGGTGTCTTTGGAAAAGAATTTGGGACTGCCGAAATGTTTATGAAGGATATTCGTTTAAAGGGAGCTCCAATTCTCGCACAAGTATTTGCATTGGCAAGTTTGAGAGGGCTTACAGATGTTCTCAATGGAGACGGTGTATTTTTCACTGAAGTAGAAGCACCTATCCGGATAAACAACGGTCAAATTGAACTTCCTGGTGTTAAGGCGTCTGGGCCCGCAATGGGGCTGACGACGAGAGGATGGTTAAATTTGGATAGTGGGGAACTGAACCTAGATGGAGTTGTGGTGCCGTCATTTGGCGTAAACTCGGCTTTGGGTGGTATTCCAATTATCGGTGATCTCTTTGTTTCAAGACAGGGAGAAGGTGTATTTGCTGTAACTTATTCTGTTCGGGGTGCTTTGGAGCGCGCGCGCGTTTCCATAAACCCGCTTTCAGCCGTTACACCGGGCTTTCTAAGACGAATAATGGAAAACCCAAGCACGATTCCAACACCTGATGCAGAGTAA
- a CDS encoding NupC/NupG family nucleoside CNT transporter, which produces MAMVDWGWDNARALIGMIVIVAIAWLVSEKRSAFPLKTVIGAIGLQFIFALLLFGLPKLFGKSSAFGDSGEPNIVIQLLQDATKAGTSFVYGYLGDNTSFPVSDTGFVAPIFVFQILPLLIVVASLSAMLWHWGILRAITRAFAYVFAKTMGLGGATSLAVSANIFMGMTEAPVLVKPYLKGMSRSEIFILMTTGFATIAGSVLVIYVSFLEGVIANPLSQLLTASFMAAPAAVAIALVIVPEETSSTDRAHEPDFKYQSTMDAFSRGATDGLSIVMNITTMLIAALAILHLGNSLLGLLPIQPNGEALSIQRVLGWVFSPLMWLIGVPWEEAQKSGSLMGIKTVLTEFIAFANLGETPDAELSERSRIITAHAICGFANFGSIGILIGGLAIVEPDRRDTFLSLAWKTLLAGTLATCMSGAVVGFLPEALFVN; this is translated from the coding sequence ATGGCTATGGTTGATTGGGGATGGGATAATGCAAGGGCCCTTATAGGGATGATTGTAATTGTCGCGATTGCATGGCTTGTATCGGAAAAGCGTAGCGCCTTCCCATTAAAGACGGTGATAGGTGCAATAGGGCTTCAATTTATATTTGCCCTATTACTTTTTGGCCTCCCAAAGTTATTTGGAAAAAGCAGTGCGTTTGGAGATAGTGGTGAGCCCAATATTGTCATTCAACTATTGCAAGATGCGACCAAAGCCGGAACATCTTTCGTATATGGATATCTAGGTGACAACACGTCTTTTCCTGTATCTGACACAGGATTTGTTGCACCGATTTTTGTCTTTCAGATACTTCCCCTATTAATTGTCGTTGCATCCTTGTCAGCTATGCTTTGGCATTGGGGAATATTGAGAGCAATTACACGTGCTTTTGCGTATGTTTTTGCAAAGACAATGGGGTTGGGTGGTGCAACGAGCCTTGCCGTGTCCGCTAATATTTTTATGGGAATGACGGAAGCGCCTGTACTCGTGAAGCCTTATTTGAAAGGTATGAGTAGGTCTGAGATATTTATTCTCATGACGACAGGATTTGCTACCATAGCAGGTTCAGTTCTTGTCATTTATGTCAGCTTTTTAGAAGGTGTAATTGCAAATCCTTTGTCGCAATTATTGACAGCTTCTTTTATGGCAGCACCAGCAGCAGTTGCCATTGCACTTGTGATTGTTCCTGAAGAAACATCTTCTACCGATAGAGCTCATGAACCGGATTTTAAGTATCAATCAACAATGGACGCGTTTTCGCGAGGAGCCACAGATGGGCTTTCCATTGTGATGAACATCACCACGATGTTGATAGCAGCACTCGCTATATTGCATTTGGGAAACAGCCTTTTAGGCTTATTACCTATTCAGCCCAATGGCGAAGCGCTTTCGATTCAACGTGTCTTAGGTTGGGTGTTTTCACCACTAATGTGGTTGATCGGCGTGCCGTGGGAAGAAGCTCAAAAATCAGGTTCTCTTATGGGCATCAAAACTGTCCTCACTGAATTTATTGCTTTTGCAAACCTAGGTGAGACACCTGATGCTGAGTTGAGTGAACGATCTAGAATCATTACGGCTCATGCAATATGCGGATTTGCAAATTTTGGTTCTATTGGCATTCTGATTGGTGGTCTTGCCATAGTAGAACCTGATCGCAGGGATACTTTTCTAAGTTTGGCATGGAAGACATTACTGGCTGGAACGCTTGCAACTTGTATGTCGGGAGCTGTTGTCGGATTTCTTCCAGAAGCTTTATTTGTAAATTAG
- a CDS encoding TrmH family RNA methyltransferase, with translation MAHAPYEHITSTSNPTIKLLRGLDRKKVRNDTGLFLAEGARLIVDALKFGWKPKYVLVGSETIDRPDIQHVISQCAEIGARTLTTSSRILSAVSRKDNPQTIIAAFEQQTTTLEALETSGKKRFIALYEARDPGNLGTILRTADAAGIDGVILVEQCCDPFSVECVRATMGALFSNNIVLASFTEFDNWRRKANIKMAAASVNGTMRHDQAEYSSKSVILMGNEQSGIPEAAENACDILIKIPMAGAADSLNLAQATAIMTYEVWKGSGYDGANQ, from the coding sequence ATGGCGCACGCGCCTTACGAGCATATTACAAGTACGTCTAACCCAACAATCAAGCTATTGAGAGGGTTAGATAGGAAAAAAGTCCGCAACGACACCGGTTTATTTCTTGCTGAAGGTGCCCGACTGATCGTAGATGCACTCAAATTTGGTTGGAAACCAAAATACGTGCTTGTCGGTTCGGAAACGATTGATCGCCCAGACATCCAGCACGTTATTTCCCAATGTGCTGAAATTGGTGCTCGAACATTAACAACAAGCTCGAGAATTTTGTCTGCTGTTTCGCGCAAAGACAACCCTCAAACAATTATTGCAGCATTTGAGCAACAAACGACGACGCTCGAAGCACTAGAAACATCAGGAAAAAAACGTTTTATCGCGCTGTATGAGGCGCGCGACCCAGGAAATTTGGGTACGATCCTCCGTACAGCAGATGCTGCTGGTATCGACGGTGTTATACTTGTGGAGCAATGTTGCGACCCTTTTTCCGTTGAATGTGTTAGAGCAACGATGGGTGCTTTGTTTAGTAACAATATTGTTCTTGCGAGCTTCACTGAATTTGATAATTGGCGCCGAAAAGCGAACATAAAAATGGCAGCAGCATCAGTGAACGGTACAATGCGCCATGACCAAGCTGAATATTCTAGCAAGTCCGTTATTCTGATGGGAAATGAACAATCGGGCATTCCTGAAGCAGCCGAGAACGCTTGCGATATTCTCATCAAAATACCTATGGCAGGAGCAGCGGATAGTTTGAACCTCGCGCAAGCGACTGCAATTATGACCTATGAAGTGTGGAAAGGATCTGGATATGACGGAGCCAACCAATAA